Proteins from a single region of Thermoproteota archaeon:
- a CDS encoding translation initiation factor IF-5A: MSVTRGSAGELKKGSYVVLDGEPCEVLSVSKSKPGKHGAAKVRIEARGIFDGTRRSKIFPADALVEIPIVDKKTAQVTSVYGNTVQLMDLSSYDMFELPIPEDPDLASKLQPGIEVEYWESMGKRKIVRIRGGG; this comes from the coding sequence TTGTCCGTTACCAGAGGTAGTGCTGGAGAGCTTAAGAAGGGCAGTTACGTCGTTCTGGATGGTGAACCCTGCGAGGTCCTCAGCGTGTCCAAGTCCAAGCCCGGGAAGCACGGGGCCGCCAAGGTGAGGATAGAGGCCAGGGGAATCTTCGACGGGACTAGGAGGTCCAAGATATTCCCGGCTGATGCCTTGGTGGAGATCCCCATAGTGGATAAGAAGACGGCGCAGGTGACTAGCGTCTACGGGAACACCGTCCAGCTGATGGACCTGAGCAGCTACGACATGTTCGAGCTTCCCATACCTGAGGATCCCGATCTGGCCTCCAAGCTGCAGCCAGGCATAGAGGTCGAGTACTGGGAGTCCATGGGCAAGAGGAAGATCGTTAGGATAAGGGGCGGCGGTTAG
- a CDS encoding 50S ribosomal protein L18e — protein MKPTGPTNPRLIRMINRLEKASRVNNAPIWRAVAEKLRRPTRARIEVNLWKIDKYAGEAAAIVVPGKVLGEGEITKPVIVAAASFSSAARRKIEEAGGKAYLLDEYVEENPKGSNTRIVM, from the coding sequence GTGAAGCCCACGGGACCGACGAACCCAAGGTTGATAAGGATGATAAACAGGCTTGAGAAGGCCTCCAGGGTTAACAACGCCCCAATTTGGAGGGCCGTCGCGGAGAAGCTCCGGAGGCCAACTAGGGCTAGGATAGAGGTTAATCTCTGGAAGATAGACAAGTACGCAGGGGAAGCGGCGGCGATCGTGGTGCCTGGAAAGGTCCTAGGCGAGGGGGAGATCACGAAACCCGTTATCGTGGCCGCAGCCAGCTTCTCGTCCGCAGCAAGAAGGAAGATCGAGGAGGCCGGTGGGAAGGCCTATTTGCTCGATGAATACGTGGAGGAGAACCCCAAGGGCTCGAACACGAGGATAGTCATGTGA
- a CDS encoding 30S ribosomal protein S9, translating into MSSRSRRNGALALASSRRKTARAMAVIRKGSGRLYINGFPVEVYAPNEFVRMKILEPLWLAKDYVSDIDIYVRVKGGGFMAQADAVRMAVGRALVEYTGSEHLKELFKEYDRTILKGDPRQTEPKKYGGRSARARFQKSYR; encoded by the coding sequence ATGTCGAGCAGGAGTAGGCGTAATGGTGCTCTCGCCCTTGCTTCATCTAGGAGGAAGACCGCTAGGGCTATGGCCGTCATAAGGAAGGGAAGTGGAAGGCTCTACATAAACGGATTTCCGGTCGAGGTATATGCTCCGAACGAGTTCGTCAGGATGAAGATACTGGAGCCCCTCTGGCTTGCGAAGGACTACGTCTCCGACATCGACATCTACGTGAGGGTCAAGGGGGGAGGGTTCATGGCCCAGGCAGATGCCGTCAGGATGGCCGTGGGAAGGGCCCTCGTGGAGTACACCGGTAGTGAGCATCTCAAAGAGCTGTTCAAGGAGTACGACCGGACCATACTCAAGGGAGATCCCAGACAGACGGAGCCCAAGAAGTATGGCGGCAGGAGCGCCAGGGCGAGGTTCCAGAAGTCTTATAGGTAA
- the rplM gene encoding 50S ribosomal protein L13, translating to MKYDLVVDAEGKILGRMASYVAKELLKGKRVAIVNAEKAVITGNPQTILKKYLTRRSIQSTIHPRKSPVQPRTPDRIVWKTVRGMLPMKKAKGREALRRLRVFIGIPEELADVEKDVGLKEDERTYIKYTVQSLKPKKTKGYVTVLWLAKQLGWKGVKYVEQE from the coding sequence ATGAAGTACGACTTGGTGGTGGACGCTGAGGGGAAGATCCTCGGCAGGATGGCCTCCTACGTGGCCAAGGAACTGTTGAAGGGTAAGAGAGTGGCCATAGTCAATGCCGAGAAGGCGGTAATCACGGGCAATCCCCAAACGATACTGAAGAAGTACCTGACTAGGAGGTCCATTCAGAGCACCATACACCCTAGGAAGTCGCCGGTACAGCCGAGGACCCCGGACAGAATAGTTTGGAAGACCGTCAGGGGCATGCTCCCCATGAAGAAGGCCAAGGGCAGGGAGGCCCTGAGGAGGCTAAGGGTTTTCATAGGGATTCCTGAGGAGCTGGCCGATGTGGAGAAGGACGTCGGCCTCAAAGAGGACGAGAGGACATACATTAAATATACAGTGCAGTCACTCAAACCGAAGAAGACCAAGGGTTATGTGACCGTGCTCTGGCTGGCTAAACAGCTGGGTTGGAAGGGGGTAAAGTATGTCGAGCAGGAGTAG